The Vitis riparia cultivar Riparia Gloire de Montpellier isolate 1030 chromosome 3, EGFV_Vit.rip_1.0, whole genome shotgun sequence genome segment GGCGTGGACGACCATCTTGAGGAGAGCTAGGGCAGAGATCTTGACGCGCTTGAAGTAGTGGGGGTCATTGGCCCAGGGCTTCTCCTGCTGGAACTTTGCCTGAGCAGCATCGTCGTAGAAGAAGATGGAGTCGGAATCGGCTGAGGGGGCGTCCATGGAGACAATGTTGTTCTCCAGTTCCCATGTTTTCTGGGCCATGCTGGCTGAGGATGTGAAGGAGTAGGGTTCCATTGTGGAAGAGCAAAACGCACAAACTGTCCCAACCTCTTCACTTCTCTCAGTTCTCCCTGCGTGCAACCCTTCCTATGTAGTGGAGAGAGTGGGCTCCCAAACATGGGCCATCCGGGTTATGGGCTATTTTTGTCCGGATTGTCGTTACAGGCTACAACGTCGGCCCAATCTAGAGGATAAATCGGGCTGGCACGTCCAAACTCCAGACGACAATGTTTTTCCTTTCTAAACCGTATAAAACGACGCCGTTTGGTTGTTTTTACGTTTTCAACCCTTTGAGCATCGTTCTCAGTGACACCtacaaaacgacgtcgtttcttTCCTACTTCGCATGTATTGGCTTGGGTTGCAAACCGGGGATTCGTAATAAATTGAACCTTTCACTCCAGATGGTATTACccaaatggaattttgaaaaaaaattacagttaattttaaaatataaaacctaaaaaaacatttttgaccgtaaatccaattaaaatttcagttgcattttgaaaaaataattttaatatttaaattaaaattgtattttaaaaaaatacatatttgtAGGAGTACAACTTGGATGAATTGGTCTAATCTAACTTGAATTCAACATGATATTTTAACGGGTTTGAgtaaatattttcattactcggattgaatttgaattaaattttcttaagtcaaacttaatttaagttggGCTCCAACCAAGATTCAAACAACCCTAACATAACCTGAGTCTggcttaatatttttataatatttataatgattaTTGTCTTTTATGATAATGTTcacatttttttagattttaaagaaaaaaaatgaaattataattatatcatatactttttcattaagtttatttttactcttATATCAtacatttgattattattttttaaagatatataagtttattttcattttttattgttatcttaaaattttgtgttatttattatttaaattttgacaaaaagtttttaaaaaaccactatatatagattttaaatCATACAACTCAATCAACCAAGTCTAACCCAATCAatacaaatttagaaaaatgaggttgaCTTGGACTTGAATTGAAAACATCGAGTTAAAGGTTGGGATGGGTTGAGCTTGGATTAATTGTTCCTAGTTCAGGTTGGGTTCGGGTTAGCCATTAACCTGACGAACCAGCCCAAGTTATAACCCTACATATTTGGAAGCATTTATGTCCCTTCTCATTGTTTGGCCATACAAATGTCATTTGTTTGCCAGCTTGGATTAATTGTTCCTAGTTCAGGTTGGGTTCGGGTTAGCCATTAACCTGACGAACCAGCCCAAGTTATAACCCTACATATTTGGAAGCATTTATGTCCCTTCCCATTGTTTGGCCATACAAAATGTCATTTGTTTGCCAGttcaattttgttcatttaccAGGAAGAAGGCCAATCTCTGAAACTGTTTCTCAGTTTCTTCCTCCATGTCTGTGGGTTTTCTTGTCTGATCAACAGATTTAAATCTCTTGAATCTTTTTAGTATGAGCTATTACCATGTGTTGTGGGCAGGGCCGTTACAAAGGAAGAATCCCTGTTTCTAGACCAAAAGAAGGATCCCCAACATGAGCTAACATTGAAGATTAGGCCATATATGAAACCGAATCCACCAAAAGCCAACTTGAAATCGAAGAAACTTAAATAGGTGGATTGAGAGCTAAAGATACACCAACAGAAATAATTGAAGGTGGGGGAATCATATGCTTGTGAATAAAGTTCTACACTCGATAAATAAACATTGCTTTGCTACATGTCTGCTGCTTCCCTCCTTCTATGGGTCCATCTTCAATAGGGTACACCCATGAACCATGCTTGTTTCCCATGAATGTGAATCTTACTGCCATTGCAATGAATCTAGAGCTTGCTGGTGAAGCTCTTCATCTCCTGCGGCCACTACGTTAAAACCTGCAAGATAAAACCCATTAGCAAGAAGTGATCATGTGGAAATGCTTACAGTACAGGAGCGATTAAATGACTGTTGACTGCACAGCAGTTGGATTTATGAATTGATTATCAAATTGGCTAGGACAATATTCAGACAGGTCATGAGAAATAACAGAAAAAGTGGAGTGTAGTTCATGGGAAGTGATCATACTTGGGGCATGTGAATCTGAGGAAGCCTCCCAATAAAGCTGTTGCCCTTTCCAGTCAGTTATGACTCCCCCAGCACCTTCTATCACAGGTACCAGCGAAAGGAAATCATATGGCTAATAAGGAAAAAAGTTACAACCATGATTAGACAAAATCAATGAAGCTTATTTAACACTTCAAGTTCCTCACAGGACAACAAATGAACATAACAAGATTTTGCATTGGATTATACAGTCCATAGTCACACAAGGGCGTGACCGAGTGGAAAGGCAAAGGGGTGAAGTATTAAATGTAATGAAATtgcaaaaacaaaggaaaaaaaaatcacttttggctcaatttgttttcatggaACAAGTCCTGCCGGGAAGTCACTTGAAAAAATTGCTGTTATGTCATGGACACTGCTTGTTTCCTATTTCCATTGCTACAAAGACTTCCTCATGTCCATGGAAAGTAAATTCTAATTCATGTCTACTGCATAGGAAAAAGTGGCTACAGCTAGCTTACCTTGAGACCAGACTCAATCACAAGATCCACATATCCAGATGCCAAAAGGGCATAAGCATAACAGTCACAGCCATATAATGGCACTTTCACCTGTACACCAAAGAAACACGGAGAAGAAGATTTAGACTATCTATAAACCTAGGCCCTTGGTTTTCACATCAAACAGACGTATATCATAATTGCTTGATTTAGAAACCATGCAGTTTCAGTCTAAGTATCAGATTCATTCACATTATTGATGAACCTTGATAAGGTTAGGTATCCTACCACGTCAATTGggattacaagaaaaaaataatcattacaTTGAAAGAAGCAAGTAATTTCGTACATAAGATATGATGCAAAAAAATCACTACATGATCGAGTTTATTAGACTGATTTATGGTTCATAAATTCTAATCCAAAATCTGagataaattaattatgaatgTAAACCTAAATATTTCCATTTAGCATATTATCTATCCATCAATATATAtcatccaaaattcaaaaattgcttGAAAAAAATACacccaattattattttaatctaGCCTTGGCatgtattatgaaaaaataaagaagacaaaaattCGATGAATAAAGAATGCAGATCCAACAAATTGCATGTCAACTTCACAAAAGCAAATATAAGGAAAGTGTAgtaaataagaaatatgaagTCATTTTAACCCAgactttagaaaaaaaaaaaaagatattttcttttagtatcatttttattatttttttcccacttttcGTTATGTCCTTAGACTCCTTACCTCAGTTAAGCAATCCCTCCCAAAAGATCCCCaaatcctcaaaattttaaatatttgatgcAATCCTCTCAAAAAAAAGGTCTTTCCATTCAGTTTTAAAGCTCATAGAGTCCTAAACTTCAAAActaaagaggaaaagtagagaAAAAGGAACTCGATTGGATATATAACGCTTCACAAGCTATAGGTTTATACCATGTGACCCTGGACAACAATATAAAGGTATTGCAAACTTGAATCAACACATTGTCAAAGTTGTTGAGATTTTCTTTATGCTTCTATCACATTGTACATCTGAAATTGGTAATTGATACCAAAAAATACATGTCATTACTTGGTATGAATCATACTTAAAGAAACCATGCATGGAACCTTTCATCGAAATCAATTGAATGAACAGAAAGACACAGACCTTATTTCTAACACGGGCAAATGCATCTTCAGCATCTCCACTGAACAGGTGAGGACTTGTGGTGTACctaaacagagaaagaaaacagATTATAGATGCCTGCCACATGCAGGGCTTGCTTGCAAGGGGTTAAATAGCTTTGCCAAAGGGGAGTGAATGCTTGAATATGGATCAATCTTCACCACAACCTCTAGTGTTTTACAAGAACAATACTATATAAATAAGGAGGACATACAAATACGCTTGTGCTAGTTTTGCACAATCCCGTGTGGCTACTTCTTGTCCATTCAATGTCGTTTTTCTTCCACTCATCCCAATCCATCTTTCACGTAAAACAGGCTGATCAATTATGCCAAGAATCTGCAAAGGCATGCTTCTCAGTTAagggaaaaattaaataaatttcataagcCCTGCAACAAATGAACCCTTCCTGCAAGTTGTTCAGTCAAGTTTGATTTAATgtaaaaaactaaattattagAATGTCAATATGGATGAAAAAATCCCAAGTTATTTTTTACAGGTAGCTCTGAAAAGCATTGAAACAGAAGCAGAAGGACAGGAATTGTTTGTCCTTCAAGCCTCAATAGCAGTTACAAAAGCTTATTGGAATCAATACAATGGAGAGACCAAAGAAGGGGAGCTTTGCTATGATAGTTATAAACACTTCCAACCAGGAGAAGAATTCAATGCAATTCTGCAGCTATTAAAGGCCTAATGAGGGTAAGGAATTACATGTCCGATATTAAATTGTTAATTCTAGTTTAAGTCTTTTCAAAGTAAGGTCATGCAGGTTTATGTCCTTCTATCAAATAATGGATTAGtttatcattaattattttgttgGTTTACAATATGATTATTAATTGTCTGTTTTGAAGAATAAAGCTAATTAAATGAAGATTAAAGACCTCATAGTAATTAAGGTGGATAATCACTCAATTAGGCAATCATGTTTCATccattttctatctttttctttatgTTCTCTTCAACTGACAACTTGTCAGGATCCTTGCATAAGAATTTACAATGCATCCAAGTAAAGCCCTCCAGTTTCCCcagaaaataaacacaaataaCAGGACATCTGCCACAACAAACATCTCACAAAAGTTCTGTTTTTTGCTACTTAGAAGACAAACCATTCTATTTGAAATATCCAACTACAAGGAAGGTGATTCTTACCGGTCTACCCTTGTGCAGAAGAGCAATTAGAGTGCCAAACAATGGTTTGCCTGGAAATGGTACAAATATAAACAGATGAAGGTTACAGAGCTTACTCGTGGAACCAATAATTCTAGAGGAATAAAgagggataaaaaaaaaggatcaaaaagaaaaaaaataccagTTATGAAACTCTTTGTCCCATCTATTGGATCTAAAACCCAAACATAGTCTGCAAACTTCTCTTTACATCTCCACCCATTCTCCTCTCCATAACTACAATTGTTCTTATgcattcaattaaaaaaagaaaaaaaaagaaaagtgaaactAAATGACTTCAAATATAACATCtaacataaaacaaatttttaattgtgaggaaatcaaaagaaataaataaattttggaatatgaaaatcatcattttttttttttggaacttgAGTCTCCACTAAactgaaaatatatttacaaatattCAGCTGAGCTGCAATTCAAACACagatatacattttaaaattttcttttctttcccttctcaataaacaagtaattttttttaaagaaaaagggaGGAGAGAAGATAGTGTCCAATCACATATATGACTTACATTGCATGAGAAGGAAAACTCTCTAATAAGATTGAAACCATAGATTCCTCTGCTGCTTGATCTGCAATTGTTACAGGACCTGCAGCAAATCAAGTaaatacccaaaaaaatatCACACTGAAAATACAAATGACAAAAAATTTGCcaaaaaaatgttggaaaagataagaaatcataattttgaaGCTTTAAATTTTCACTATGCAACTACATGCTGAATTCATATGAGAGCTCTACCGCCTTCAACCACGCCAAATCAATCCTAAAATCTATCATTCATCAAATTTCTCAACTAAGCCATATAGATAAATATATAATCTTCAGAAATCAAACCAGCAAAAGCCATACACTGTCCCTTTCCATTCACAAACTTTTCTcagcaaacaaacaaacacaccCTTCTGAATCAGCAACTTACTTAAATCCTCCTTCTGGAGAATGTCAAACTTTTTGCGAAAATACCCGCGAATCACTTCTCCGGCGGCATCAGCAACTTTGTTGCCGACATCGGCGAACCTGTCGAGTTCAGAGTCATTGAGCCCTAAGCCGATGTTCTGGATTTGATTTGAGAGCTTCGAATTAGAAGCCATTGGAAGACTGAGTGAGGTTCGGCCAAGGGCAGAGGTCGAGAGATTGGCAGAGAATCGAACACTTCGAAACTGAGAAGAATATGAGACGAATGCTGAGGTTTGCGATAGCATCGCTATGGCCAAAATGAGGGTTTATATAGGCGCCAAGAGAGAAAGTAACCAGTTTTTTCTGAGTACCAGGGAAGAACAAGAGAGCGAGAGTTAGAGAGTGGGGGACCGGGGTTGACGTGTGTGTCACCGTCAGATTGTGGCTGATGCAATTGATTCCTAATTTCGTACTACGCCAGTTTGGATAcccagaaaatttgaagaaatatcaCGAAAAGGGAATTTTGAACGATCATAAATGGGAGATTTTTGGAATCATCTAAGCATAAATTCTTCattaaaaagttaattaattaattaattataaaagtataaatatttattcaGTTTGGATCTTCTTCAATGCTTTGAGAggtattattttgaaatttaaataaagtaaataataataataatttttagctCAAAAGccaaaatgacatttttatgtattttttttttttaatttgagaaagaTTAGAAGTattaagaaagaagaaaattaaaagacaaaCACCCATggtaataatttaatatcattttttttctattttttaaaattatgtcttttcatgtatatgtatatggttcttacaaatttttaaggaaaagggaagaaaaaaaaaaaaacaaaatagaaaaattaaaatgattttaccaacttctttaaactcatttttattcttttatataaaatttaataatctttttattaattattcccttttataaaaactaaaaatattttacatagtgtatattatattttaaattttatcaaaaagtCCATACTACCACTAATGGATTGCTTGCAAAATATTAGGATATGTCTGGAATGGTAACatattaaaatgttttatgataatatattttaattattttagttattttgttttaaaatatggagaataatgaaaaataaaatattatatataaatgcatataaacatttaaaaaattttaaattttcaaacaaatagaaataataGATTTGTAAGTTGTAACTCAATCGATACGAATATCACGGAAATCTATGATGACTTGACATTAgagatttatttattgtaaatttaaaaaaaaaattaaaaaacatttatacggttaaattaagaaatttttctttcattttacatGAAATATAGCACTAATTATTCAAAATCGTAGTTTGaatttaggttaaaaataaacttttcacCCAAACAAACATGGGTTGTGGTTTTCTTTTGAAACTTAGGTTGATAATGgtctctttttctcttatttgaaAATGCTACAAATACAActgttttcaatttcaataaaatgacaaaaaaccacttcctcttcttcctctttgcCTTACGAAAAGAAAAGGAGCAGAAACTGCTTGTCTCAGAAAGAAGCAAGGATAGGGCAGAGTGGAGTCCAGAGCAAGCATGAAAAGGGATGGAAAACTATATAATAAAAGAGAATGTATAAAATTAGTAATGGCTTCCAGCAGTAGAAGTATGACTCCACACCCATTTCCAACAGTGCAGTGATTCCATGATGGAATATCCCATGGCATAGCCCCATTAGATACCAAATCAGCATCACCTT includes the following:
- the LOC117909421 gene encoding bifunctional phosphatase IMPL2, chloroplastic, with translation MLSQTSAFVSYSSQFRSVRFSANLSTSALGRTSLSLPMASNSKLSNQIQNIGLGLNDSELDRFADVGNKVADAAGEVIRGYFRKKFDILQKEDLSPVTIADQAAEESMVSILLESFPSHAIYGEENGWRCKEKFADYVWVLDPIDGTKSFITGKPLFGTLIALLHKGRPILGIIDQPVLRERWIGMSGRKTTLNGQEVATRDCAKLAQAYLYTTSPHLFSGDAEDAFARVRNKVKVPLYGCDCYAYALLASGYVDLVIESGLKPYDFLSLVPVIEGAGGVITDWKGQQLYWEASSDSHAPSFNVVAAGDEELHQQALDSLQWQ